In a single window of the Esox lucius isolate fEsoLuc1 chromosome 22, fEsoLuc1.pri, whole genome shotgun sequence genome:
- the LOC105019767 gene encoding gap junction alpha-3 protein-like, which yields MGDWSFLGRLLENAQEHSTVIGKVWLTVLFIFRILVLGAAAEEVWGDEQSDFTCNTQQPGCENVCYDEAFPISHIRFWVLQIIFVSTPTLIYLGHVLHIVRMEEKRREKEEELRKASRHLEERDPLYRNGDGGGSRGGGRGKKEKPPIRDEHGKIRIRGALLRTYVFNIIFKTLFEVGFILGQYFLYGFQLRPLYKCGRWPCPNTVDCFISRPTEKTIFIIFMLVVACVSLLLNLLEIYHLGWKKVKQGVTNEFAPDRMSLPLARDEAVESNMIQDGVARPALNCLPTYGGVNVVYQPNEQANAMATSSEQQVPAELKMDPFQEDFLLEAPPTSFYGSEGGGSHQHLAVEQNWANTAAERQTLDAAKSSFYPPAPSSPSPSSSSPTSSYPDQEQSSLHPDAAPPIPDSRSSTLPLGESRRSQEHQLPEEVEEATPPTPLDDVMVTRVEMHEPPVVMAGDTRRLSRASKTSSVRARPDDLAV from the exons ATGGGTGACTGGAGCTTTCTGGGGCGGCTGCTGGAGAACGCTCAAGAACACTCCACCGTGATTGGCAAG GTCTGGTTGACAGTTCTCTTCATATTCCGTATACTCGTCTTGGGGGCGGCTGCGGAGGAGGTGTGGGGTGACGAGCAGTCTGACTTCACCTGCAACACCCAGCAGCCCGGTTGCGAGAACGTGTGTTACGACGAAGCGTTCCCCATCTCGCACATCCGCTTCTGGGTGCTGCAGATCATCTTCGTGTCCACACCCACCCTCATCTACCTGGGCCACGTGCTGCACATCGTCCGCATGGAGGAGAAGCGCCGCGAGAAGGAGGAAGAGCTGAGGAAGGCCAGCCGGCACCTGGAGGAGAGGGACCCGCTGTACAGGAACGGCGACGgaggaggaagcagaggaggaggtagagggaaaAAGGAGAAGCCTCCAATCAGAGATGAGCACGGTAAAATCCGCATACGGGGGGCTCTCCTGCGCACGTACGTCTTCAATATTATCTTCAAGACGTTGTTTGAGGTGGGCTTCATCCTGGGCCAGTACTTCCTGTATGGATTCCAGCTCAGGCCCCTGTATAAGTGTGGGCGCTGGCCCTGCCCCAACACAGTGGACTGCTTTATCTCCCGTCCCACCGAGAAGACAATCTTCATCATCTTCATGCTGGTGGTGGCCTGCGTCTCACTGCTGCTCAACCTGCTGGAGATATACCACCTGGGGTGGAAGAAGGTGAAGCAGGGGGTCACCAACGAGTTTGCCCCCGACCGCATGTCGCTCCCCCTGGCCAGAGACGAGGCGGTCGAGTCCAACATGATACAAGACGGGGTTGCCCGCCCGGCCCTGAACTGCCTGCCTACGTATGGCGGCGTGAATGTGGTGTACCAGCCGAACGAGCAGGCCAACGCCATGGCTACCTCATCCGAGCAGCAGGTGCCGGCGGAGCTCAAGATGGACCCGTTCCAGGAAGACTTCCTGCTGGAGGCTCCACCCACATCCTTCTACGGCAGCGAGGGCGGCGGCAGCCACCAGCACCTGGCAGTGGAGCAGAACTGGGCCAACACGGCCGCGGAGCGGCAGACTCTCGACGCGGCCAAGTCCTCCTTCTACCCTCctgctccctcctctccttcaccctcctcctcttcccccacctcctcctatCCTGACCAGGAGCAGTCGTCCCTTCACCCGGACGCCGCCCCTCCAATACCCGACTCCCGttcctccaccctccccctGGGGGAGTCGAGAAGGAGCCAGGAGCACCAGCTTCCGGAAGAGGTGGAAGAGGCGACACCGCCGACACCGCTTGACGACGTAATGGTCACCCGGGTGGAGATGCACGAGCCGCCCGTTGTCATGGCGGGGGACACCCGTAGGCTGAGCAGGGCCAGCAAGACCAGCAGCGTTCGCGCCCGGCCTGACGACCTCGCcgtgtaa